In Kitasatospora sp. NA04385, a single genomic region encodes these proteins:
- a CDS encoding exodeoxyribonuclease III, translating to MTVRIATWNINSVTARLPKLLEWLESAQPDVLCLQELKCATDAFPAEAVAELGYASAAHGDGRWNGVALLSRIGLDDVVRDLPAQPGYLAEDALLPVVEPRAVAATCGPVRVWSVYVPNGREVDHAHYRYKLEWMAALRDAVREDAAGERPFAVLGDFNVAPADEDVYDLAAFEGLTHVTAPERATLTALQETGLQDVVPRALKYDRPYTFWDYRALAFPKNRGMRIDLTYANKPFADAVTDSYVDREARKGKGTSDHAPVVVDLDL from the coding sequence GTGACCGTCCGCATCGCCACCTGGAACATCAACTCCGTCACCGCCCGGCTGCCCAAGCTGCTGGAGTGGCTGGAGTCCGCCCAGCCGGACGTGCTGTGCCTGCAGGAGCTCAAGTGCGCCACCGACGCCTTCCCCGCCGAGGCGGTCGCCGAGCTGGGCTACGCCTCCGCCGCGCACGGCGACGGCCGGTGGAACGGCGTCGCCCTGCTGTCGCGGATCGGCCTGGACGACGTGGTGCGCGACCTGCCCGCCCAGCCCGGTTACCTCGCCGAGGACGCGCTGCTGCCGGTGGTCGAGCCGCGCGCCGTCGCCGCGACCTGCGGCCCCGTCCGGGTCTGGTCGGTGTACGTGCCCAACGGCCGCGAGGTCGACCACGCGCACTACCGCTACAAGTTGGAGTGGATGGCCGCGCTGCGCGACGCCGTCCGGGAGGACGCGGCGGGCGAGCGCCCGTTCGCGGTGCTCGGCGACTTCAACGTCGCCCCCGCCGACGAGGACGTCTACGACCTCGCCGCCTTCGAGGGCCTCACCCACGTCACCGCCCCCGAGCGCGCCACCCTCACCGCCCTCCAGGAGACCGGCCTGCAGGACGTCGTCCCCCGCGCCCTCAAGTACGACCGCCCGTACACCTTCTGGGACTACCGGGCGCTGGCCTTCCCGAAGAACCGCGGCATGCGGATCGACCTGACCTACGCCAACAAGCCGTTCGCGGACGCCGTCACCGACAGCTACGTGGACCGCGAGGCCCGCAAGGGCAAGGGCACCTCGGACCACGCGCCGGTGGTGGTCGACCTCGACCTGTGA